The Kitasatospora sp. NBC_00374 genome has a segment encoding these proteins:
- a CDS encoding ABC transporter permease subunit — MTTVDTTRPARTGRFAPRGIWWLMWRQQRVTILLWLAAVVAAAVVFPILRGAMAEYIDSNHIAGCAMITTDPACQGEGIQHAVDTFRSRYAEILHGVGALLLMLPVAVGVFVAGPLLSKEYESGTWRLVLGQSVSRTRWLVAKLATSGAVAVAGSLALMGLFHWMWLPSANFVSGVAWCSSTFIVSGGPLLAATVLLALAIGATVGSLTRRVVPAMAITFGAVVVTQYVLASVRPYLVPYQTRFVSNSELPNDVWSFDRGFVTADGRHLSYEAADTVTGAREYTDLHTAADYWPLQGVESGICLVLAAALVGFLFWRARRSD; from the coding sequence ATGACCACCGTGGACACGACCCGCCCCGCCCGCACCGGCCGGTTCGCGCCGCGCGGCATCTGGTGGTTGATGTGGCGTCAGCAGCGTGTGACCATCCTGCTCTGGCTGGCCGCCGTGGTGGCCGCCGCGGTGGTCTTCCCGATCCTGCGCGGCGCCATGGCCGAGTACATCGACAGCAACCACATCGCGGGCTGCGCGATGATCACCACGGACCCGGCCTGCCAGGGGGAAGGCATCCAGCACGCGGTGGACACCTTCCGGTCGCGGTACGCCGAGATCCTGCACGGCGTGGGCGCGCTGCTGCTGATGCTGCCGGTCGCGGTCGGCGTCTTCGTGGCCGGCCCGCTGCTGTCCAAGGAGTACGAGAGCGGCACCTGGCGGCTGGTGCTCGGGCAGTCCGTGAGCCGCACCCGGTGGCTGGTGGCCAAGCTCGCCACCTCCGGCGCGGTGGCGGTGGCCGGCTCCCTCGCGCTGATGGGGCTCTTCCACTGGATGTGGCTGCCGTCGGCCAACTTCGTCTCCGGCGTGGCCTGGTGCAGCAGCACGTTCATCGTCTCCGGCGGCCCGCTGCTGGCGGCCACCGTGCTGCTCGCGCTGGCGATCGGTGCGACGGTGGGCAGCCTGACCCGCCGGGTGGTGCCCGCGATGGCGATCACCTTCGGGGCCGTGGTCGTCACGCAGTACGTCCTGGCGAGCGTGCGGCCCTACCTGGTGCCGTACCAGACCCGGTTCGTGTCCAACTCCGAACTGCCCAACGACGTCTGGAGCTTCGACCGGGGCTTCGTGACGGCGGACGGCCGGCACCTGTCGTACGAGGCCGCGGACACCGTCACCGGCGCCCGGGAGTACACCGACCTGCACACCGCCGCCGACTACTGGCCGCTGCAGGGCGTCGAGTCGGGGATCTGTCTGGTGCTGGCGGCCGCGCTGGTGGGCTTCCTGTTCTGGCGGGCCCGCCGCTCGGACTGA
- the pgl gene encoding 6-phosphogluconolactonase: MTGTDRQLVVHRDKELMAQATAARLITRIVDAQSARGTASVVLTGGRNGNALLAAIAASPARDAVDWARLDLWWGDERFVPATDPDRNAVQARDELLARVPLDPARVHEMPASDGADGADVEAAAARYAEELAKAAEPGHSVPAFDVLLLGVGPDTHVASLFPGHPGVRECELTVIGVREAPKPPPTRISLTLPAIRAAREVWLLAAGEDKADAVARALGDPGEDEAPASGAYGTERTLWLLDRTAAAKTRAA, encoded by the coding sequence ATGACCGGCACCGACCGGCAGCTCGTCGTCCACCGCGACAAGGAGCTGATGGCCCAGGCCACCGCTGCCCGGCTGATCACCCGGATCGTGGACGCCCAGTCCGCCCGCGGCACCGCCTCGGTGGTGCTCACCGGCGGCCGCAACGGCAACGCCCTGCTGGCCGCGATCGCCGCCTCCCCGGCGCGCGACGCGGTCGACTGGGCGCGGCTCGACCTCTGGTGGGGCGACGAGCGCTTCGTCCCCGCCACGGACCCGGACCGCAACGCCGTCCAGGCCCGGGACGAGCTGCTCGCCCGCGTCCCGCTCGACCCGGCGCGGGTGCACGAGATGCCCGCCTCGGACGGTGCCGACGGCGCCGACGTCGAGGCGGCCGCGGCCCGCTACGCCGAGGAGCTCGCCAAGGCGGCGGAGCCCGGACACTCCGTCCCGGCCTTCGACGTGCTGCTGCTCGGGGTCGGCCCGGACACCCACGTCGCCTCGCTCTTCCCCGGCCACCCCGGTGTCCGGGAGTGCGAGCTGACCGTGATCGGCGTCCGGGAGGCACCGAAGCCGCCGCCCACCCGGATCTCGCTGACCCTCCCGGCCATCCGGGCGGCCCGCGAGGTCTGGCTGCTCGCGGCGGGCGAGGACAAGGCCGACGCGGTCGCCCGCGCGCTCGGCGACCCCGGCGAGGACGAGGCCCCGGCCTCCGGCGCGTACGGCACCGAGCGCACCCTGTGGCTGCTCGACCGCACGGCCGCGGCCAAGACCAGGGCCGCGTAG
- the opcA gene encoding glucose-6-phosphate dehydrogenase assembly protein OpcA, translated as MKIDLTNTTSSKINASLMDARRASGSTAAGMVLTLVIVTDEGSAYDALKAANDASREHPSRILAVIKRAGRSPRARAETRLDAEILVGADAGPGETVILRMHGELALHAQSVVLPLLLPDAPVVVWWPENAPKNPAQDPLGALAQRRITDAVTAESPVAQLGQRAASYTPGDTDLAWTRITGWRSMLAAALDQRPAAITSAVVEGESYNPSVELLGLWLATRLKVPVERVVTAGPGITAVRLRAKDGDITLDRPDGLLGTLAMPGAPDRMVALKRRDTAELIAEELRRLDPDDIYASAVRTPVDKLKEPSSADRPPAEPVAAAAAAPARVTAKVPAAGKAAPAGKAAPAKKAVAKKAAPKKAAPRRRSGS; from the coding sequence ATGAAGATCGACCTGACGAACACCACGTCCAGCAAGATCAACGCTTCGCTGATGGACGCACGCCGGGCCAGCGGCTCCACCGCCGCCGGCATGGTGCTCACCCTCGTCATCGTCACCGACGAGGGCAGCGCGTACGACGCGCTCAAGGCGGCCAACGACGCGTCCCGCGAGCACCCCTCGCGCATCCTCGCGGTCATCAAGCGCGCCGGGCGCTCGCCCCGGGCCCGCGCCGAGACCCGGCTGGACGCCGAGATCCTGGTCGGCGCCGACGCCGGCCCCGGCGAGACCGTCATCCTCCGGATGCACGGCGAACTCGCCCTGCACGCCCAGTCGGTGGTGCTGCCGCTGCTGCTGCCGGACGCCCCCGTGGTGGTCTGGTGGCCGGAGAACGCACCGAAGAACCCGGCCCAGGACCCGCTCGGCGCACTCGCCCAGCGCCGGATCACCGATGCCGTCACCGCCGAGTCGCCGGTCGCCCAGCTCGGCCAGCGCGCCGCCAGCTACACGCCCGGCGACACCGACCTGGCGTGGACCAGGATCACCGGCTGGCGCTCGATGCTGGCCGCCGCGCTGGACCAGCGGCCCGCCGCGATCACCTCCGCGGTGGTCGAGGGCGAGTCGTACAACCCCAGCGTGGAGCTGCTCGGCCTCTGGCTGGCCACCCGGCTGAAGGTCCCGGTGGAGCGGGTCGTCACGGCCGGCCCCGGGATCACCGCCGTCCGGCTGCGGGCCAAGGACGGCGACATCACCCTGGACCGCCCGGACGGGCTGCTGGGCACGCTCGCCATGCCCGGTGCGCCGGACCGCATGGTCGCGCTCAAGCGGCGGGACACCGCCGAGCTGATCGCGGAGGAGCTGCGCCGGCTCGACCCGGACGACATCTACGCCTCGGCGGTCCGCACGCCCGTCGACAAGCTGAAGGAGCCGTCCTCGGCCGACCGGCCCCCGGCGGAGCCGGTGGCCGCGGCGGCCGCGGCCCCGGCCCGGGTGACCGCCAAGGTGCCGGCCGCCGGCAAGGCGGCTCCGGCCGGGAAGGCAGCCCCGGCGAAGAAGGCCGTCGCCAAGAAGGCCGCACCGAAGAAGGCCGCGCCGCGCAGGCGGAGCGGCTCATGA
- the zwf gene encoding glucose-6-phosphate dehydrogenase, with translation MRDPADRRLPRIAGPSGLVIFGVTGDLSRKKLMPAIYDLANRGLLPPGFSLIGFARREWEDEDFAKEVHDAVKQHARTPFREEVWQQLAKGMRFVQGTFEDDDAFDTLRKTIEDLDEAQGTGGNFAFYLSVPPKAFPVVVQQLKKHGLADPPAGSWRRAVIEKPFGHNLESAQELNRIVHEVFPRDEVFRIDHYLGKETVQNILALRFANTMFEPIWNRSYVDHVQITMAEDIGIGGRAGYYDGIGSARDVIQNHLLQLMALTAIEEPASFHPKALVAEKLKVLSAVQLPEDLGKHTVRGQYAAGWQGGEEVLGYLEEDGINPKSKTDTYAAIKLEINNRRWAGVPFYLRTGKRLGRRVTEIAVVFQRAPYLPFDSYATEELGQNALVIRVQPDEGVTVRFGSKVPGTSFEVRDVTMDFAYGESFTESSPEAYERLILDVLLGDANLFPRHQEVELSWGILDPIEEYWDTHGKPAQYSAGTWGPTEADEMLARDGRSWRRP, from the coding sequence CTGCGTGACCCCGCCGACCGCCGGCTGCCGAGGATCGCCGGGCCGTCCGGCCTGGTGATCTTCGGCGTGACCGGTGACCTGTCGCGCAAGAAGCTGATGCCCGCCATCTACGACCTGGCCAACCGCGGCCTGCTGCCGCCCGGCTTCTCGCTGATCGGCTTCGCCCGGCGGGAGTGGGAGGACGAGGACTTCGCCAAGGAGGTCCACGACGCGGTCAAGCAGCACGCCCGGACCCCCTTCCGCGAGGAGGTCTGGCAGCAGCTCGCCAAGGGCATGCGGTTCGTCCAGGGCACCTTCGAGGACGACGACGCCTTCGACACCCTGCGCAAGACCATCGAGGACCTCGACGAGGCCCAGGGCACCGGCGGCAACTTCGCGTTCTACCTCTCGGTACCGCCCAAGGCCTTCCCGGTCGTGGTGCAGCAGCTCAAGAAGCACGGGCTGGCCGACCCGCCGGCCGGCTCCTGGCGCCGCGCGGTGATCGAGAAGCCGTTCGGCCACAACCTGGAGAGCGCCCAGGAGCTGAACCGGATCGTCCACGAGGTCTTCCCCCGGGACGAGGTCTTCCGGATCGACCACTACCTCGGCAAGGAGACCGTCCAGAACATCCTGGCGCTCCGCTTCGCCAACACCATGTTCGAGCCGATCTGGAACCGGTCCTACGTCGACCACGTGCAGATCACCATGGCGGAGGACATCGGCATCGGCGGCCGCGCCGGGTACTACGACGGCATCGGCTCGGCCCGGGACGTCATCCAGAACCACCTGCTCCAGCTGATGGCGCTCACCGCCATCGAGGAGCCGGCCTCGTTCCACCCCAAGGCCCTGGTCGCCGAGAAGCTCAAGGTGCTCAGCGCCGTCCAGCTCCCGGAGGACCTCGGCAAGCACACCGTGCGCGGCCAGTACGCGGCCGGCTGGCAGGGCGGCGAGGAGGTGCTCGGCTACCTGGAGGAGGACGGCATCAACCCCAAGTCCAAGACCGACACCTACGCCGCCATCAAGCTGGAGATCAACAACCGCCGCTGGGCGGGCGTCCCGTTCTACCTGCGCACCGGCAAGCGGCTCGGCCGGCGGGTCACCGAGATCGCGGTGGTCTTCCAGCGCGCCCCGTACCTGCCGTTCGACTCCTACGCCACCGAGGAACTGGGGCAGAACGCCCTGGTGATCCGGGTGCAGCCGGACGAGGGCGTCACGGTGCGGTTCGGCTCCAAGGTGCCCGGCACCTCCTTCGAGGTCCGCGACGTCACGATGGACTTCGCCTACGGCGAGTCCTTCACCGAGTCCAGCCCCGAGGCGTACGAGCGGCTCATCCTGGACGTCCTGCTCGGTGACGCCAACCTGTTCCCGCGCCACCAGGAGGTCGAACTCTCCTGGGGGATCCTCGACCCGATCGAGGAGTACTGGGACACCCACGGCAAGCCCGCCCAGTACTCGGCGGGGACCTGGGGACCGACCGAGGCGGACGAGATGCTCGCACGAGACGGCAGGAGCTGGCGGCGGCCATGA
- the tal gene encoding transaldolase: MTDALKRLSDEGVAIWLDDLSRDRLNSGNLAELVQSKHVVGVTTNPTIFQKAIGGSSTAYDSQLRDLAVRKVTTDEALRMITTSDVRDAADVLRPVYDASNGRDGRVSIEVDPRLAHETAPTVAEAKQLWWLVDRPNVFIKIPATKAGLPAITEVLAKGISVNVTLIFSLERYLAVMDAYLSGLEKAKAAGLDLSSIESVASFFVSRVDTEIDKRLEKIGGDARDLRSKAALANARLAYQAYEEVFGSERWKALEAAGAKPQRPLWASTGVKDPSLPDTLYVTELVAPGTVNTMPEATLDATDDHGVITGDTITVNYADAKSVMDAIAAAGVDYDDVVQVLEDEGVEKFEASWNELLDTVTASLASFADEK; encoded by the coding sequence ATGACTGACGCACTGAAGCGCCTCAGCGACGAAGGCGTGGCGATCTGGCTGGACGACCTCAGCCGGGACCGGCTGAACAGCGGAAACCTGGCCGAGCTGGTGCAGAGCAAGCACGTGGTGGGGGTCACCACCAACCCGACCATCTTCCAGAAGGCCATCGGCGGCAGCAGCACCGCCTACGACAGCCAGCTCCGCGACCTCGCCGTCCGCAAGGTCACCACGGACGAGGCCCTGCGCATGATCACCACCAGTGACGTGCGGGACGCGGCCGACGTGCTGCGCCCGGTCTACGACGCCTCCAACGGCCGCGACGGCCGGGTGTCCATCGAGGTCGACCCGCGTCTGGCGCACGAGACCGCGCCGACCGTGGCCGAGGCCAAGCAGCTGTGGTGGCTGGTGGACCGCCCGAACGTGTTCATCAAGATTCCCGCCACCAAGGCCGGCCTGCCCGCCATCACCGAGGTGCTCGCCAAGGGCATCAGCGTCAACGTCACGCTGATCTTCTCGCTGGAGCGCTACCTCGCCGTCATGGACGCCTACCTCTCCGGTCTGGAGAAGGCCAAGGCCGCCGGCCTGGACCTGTCCTCGATCGAGTCGGTCGCCTCGTTCTTCGTCTCCCGCGTGGACACCGAGATCGACAAGCGCCTGGAGAAGATCGGCGGCGACGCCCGCGACCTGCGCTCCAAGGCCGCCCTGGCCAACGCCCGTCTCGCCTACCAGGCGTACGAGGAGGTGTTCGGCTCCGAGCGCTGGAAGGCCCTGGAGGCCGCCGGCGCCAAGCCGCAGCGCCCGCTCTGGGCCTCGACGGGTGTCAAGGACCCGTCGCTGCCCGACACCCTCTACGTCACCGAGCTGGTCGCCCCCGGCACCGTGAACACGATGCCCGAGGCCACCCTGGACGCCACCGACGACCACGGCGTGATCACCGGTGACACCATCACCGTCAACTACGCCGACGCCAAGTCCGTGATGGACGCCATCGCCGCCGCCGGCGTCGACTACGACGACGTCGTCCAGGTGCTGGAGGACGAGGGCGTGGAGAAGTTCGAGGCCTCCTGGAACGAGCTGCTGGACACCGTGACGGCGTCGCTGGCCTCGTTCGCCGACGAGAAGTGA
- the tkt gene encoding transketolase, with protein sequence MSTTPNVFEWTELDQRAVDTARVLAMDAVQKVGNGHPGTAMSLAPAAYVIFQRFLRHDPTDPSWVGRDRFVLSPGHTSLTLYTQLFLSGYGLSLDDLKAFRVAGSRTPGHPEHGHTAGVETTTGPLGQGLANAVGMAMAARYERGLFDPEAPAGESPFDHTIWAIVSDGDLEEGISAEASSLAGHQKLGNLVALYDDNHISIEGDTATAFSEDVLARYEAYGWHVQRITPKADGDVDVFALADALEAARAETERPSIIAMRTIIAWPAPDAQNTAKAHGSALGDAEIAATKKVLGFSPEKTFEVSEAVLDHARHVIQRGKAARQQWEQGFHAWHAANPQRAADFDRIQIGELPAGWEKAVPSFPSGKEVATRKASGETLKALGAVIPELWGGSADLAESNLTTIDEDSSFLPEGNPLKSASPYGRTIHFGIREHAMGSTMNGIALHGRTRVFGGTFLVFADYMRPAVRLAALMKLPVTYVWTHDSIGLGEDGPTHQPVEHLASLRAIPGLAMVRPADANETAVAWRTVLERHTSHPGPVGLALTRQNVPTFDREVFGSAEGTAKGGYVLAEASDGAPKVILIGTGSEVQLAVQAREALEADGVPTRVVSMPSIEWFNEQDQAYRDSVLPPNVRARVSVEAGIAQGWRELVGDAGRIISLEHFGASADYKVLFQEFGLTADAVANAARASLRTVEAVSR encoded by the coding sequence GTGAGCACGACGCCGAACGTATTCGAGTGGACCGAACTGGATCAGAGGGCTGTGGACACCGCCCGGGTCCTGGCCATGGACGCCGTGCAGAAGGTGGGCAACGGCCACCCGGGCACGGCGATGTCCCTGGCCCCGGCGGCTTACGTCATCTTCCAGCGCTTCCTGCGCCACGACCCCACGGACCCGTCCTGGGTCGGCCGCGACCGCTTCGTGCTGTCCCCGGGGCACACCTCGCTGACGCTCTACACCCAGCTGTTCCTGTCCGGGTACGGGCTGTCGCTGGACGACCTCAAGGCCTTCCGGGTCGCCGGCAGCCGCACCCCGGGCCACCCGGAGCACGGCCACACCGCGGGCGTGGAGACCACCACCGGCCCGCTCGGCCAGGGCCTCGCGAACGCGGTCGGCATGGCGATGGCGGCCCGCTACGAGCGCGGCCTGTTCGACCCCGAGGCCCCGGCCGGCGAGTCGCCGTTCGACCACACCATCTGGGCCATCGTCTCCGACGGCGACCTGGAGGAGGGCATCTCCGCCGAGGCCTCCTCGCTGGCCGGCCACCAGAAGCTGGGCAACCTGGTCGCGCTCTACGACGACAACCACATCTCGATCGAGGGCGACACCGCGACCGCCTTCTCCGAGGACGTCCTGGCCCGCTACGAGGCGTACGGCTGGCACGTCCAGCGGATCACCCCGAAGGCCGACGGCGACGTGGACGTGTTCGCCCTCGCCGACGCGCTGGAGGCCGCCAGGGCCGAGACCGAGCGCCCGTCGATCATCGCGATGCGCACCATCATCGCCTGGCCGGCCCCGGACGCCCAGAACACCGCCAAGGCGCACGGCTCCGCGCTCGGCGACGCCGAGATCGCCGCCACCAAGAAGGTGCTCGGCTTCTCGCCGGAGAAGACCTTCGAGGTCTCCGAGGCGGTCCTCGACCACGCCCGGCACGTCATCCAGCGCGGCAAGGCCGCCCGCCAGCAGTGGGAGCAGGGCTTCCACGCCTGGCACGCCGCCAACCCGCAGCGCGCCGCCGACTTCGACCGGATCCAGATCGGCGAGCTCCCGGCCGGCTGGGAGAAGGCCGTCCCCTCCTTCCCGTCCGGCAAGGAGGTCGCCACCCGCAAGGCGTCCGGCGAGACCCTCAAGGCGCTCGGCGCGGTGATCCCGGAGCTGTGGGGCGGCTCGGCCGACCTCGCGGAGTCCAACCTCACCACCATCGACGAGGACAGCTCCTTCCTCCCCGAGGGCAACCCGCTGAAGTCCGCGAGCCCGTACGGCCGCACCATCCACTTCGGCATCCGCGAGCACGCCATGGGCTCCACCATGAACGGCATCGCCCTGCACGGCCGCACCCGCGTGTTCGGCGGCACCTTCCTGGTGTTCGCCGACTACATGCGCCCGGCCGTCCGGCTGGCCGCCCTGATGAAGCTGCCGGTCACCTACGTCTGGACGCACGACTCGATCGGCCTCGGCGAGGACGGCCCGACCCACCAGCCGGTCGAGCACCTGGCCTCGCTGCGCGCCATCCCGGGCCTGGCCATGGTCCGCCCGGCCGACGCCAACGAGACGGCCGTCGCCTGGCGCACCGTGCTGGAGCGGCACACCAGCCACCCCGGCCCGGTCGGCCTGGCGCTCACCCGGCAGAACGTGCCGACCTTCGACCGCGAGGTCTTCGGCTCCGCCGAGGGCACCGCGAAGGGCGGCTACGTGCTGGCCGAGGCGTCCGACGGCGCCCCGAAGGTGATCCTGATCGGCACCGGCTCCGAGGTCCAGCTGGCCGTCCAGGCCCGCGAGGCCCTGGAGGCCGACGGCGTCCCGACCCGCGTGGTGTCGATGCCCTCGATCGAGTGGTTCAACGAGCAGGACCAGGCCTACCGCGACAGCGTGCTGCCGCCGAACGTCCGGGCCCGCGTCTCGGTCGAGGCCGGCATCGCCCAGGGCTGGCGCGAACTGGTCGGCGACGCCGGCCGGATCATCAGCCTGGAGCACTTCGGCGCCTCCGCCGACTACAAGGTGCTCTTCCAGGAGTTCGGCCTGACCGCCGACGCGGTCGCGAACGCGGCCCGCGCCTCGCTCCGCACGGTCGAGGCCGTCTCCCGCTAG
- a CDS encoding heme o synthase produces the protein MTAVESRPAGAVGATPAHRPFGARVGAFVALTKPRIIELLLITTVPVMFLAQRGVPDPLLVLWVVVGGYLSAGGANALNMYIDRDIDAVMTRTERRPIVTGMVSPREALVFGIALAIGSTIWLGLLVNALASALALAALLFYVFVYTLGLKRRTAQNIVWGGIAGCMPVFVGWAAVTDSLSWSALVLFLVIFFWTPPHYWPLSMKVRDDYARAGVPMLPVIKGNLAVARQIVAYSWVMVAVSLALWPLAHTSWLYPVAAVVLGAAWLKEAHGLHARAKSGVVGAKLKEMRLFHWSITYLTLLFVVIAVDPFVR, from the coding sequence GTGACCGCCGTCGAATCCCGCCCCGCCGGGGCGGTCGGAGCGACGCCTGCGCATCGGCCGTTCGGGGCCCGTGTCGGGGCATTCGTTGCACTGACCAAACCTCGGATCATCGAGCTGCTGCTGATCACCACCGTCCCGGTGATGTTCCTGGCGCAGCGCGGTGTGCCGGATCCGCTCCTGGTCCTCTGGGTCGTCGTCGGCGGCTACCTGTCGGCCGGCGGCGCCAACGCGCTCAACATGTACATCGACCGCGACATCGACGCGGTGATGACCCGGACCGAGCGCCGTCCGATCGTGACCGGGATGGTCTCGCCGCGGGAGGCGCTGGTCTTCGGCATCGCGCTGGCGATCGGCTCCACGATCTGGCTGGGCCTGCTGGTCAACGCGCTGGCCTCGGCGCTCGCGCTGGCCGCGCTGCTGTTCTACGTCTTCGTGTACACGCTGGGCCTGAAGCGGCGTACGGCGCAGAACATCGTCTGGGGCGGGATCGCGGGCTGCATGCCGGTGTTCGTCGGCTGGGCGGCCGTCACCGACTCGCTGTCCTGGTCCGCGCTGGTGCTGTTCCTGGTGATCTTCTTCTGGACGCCGCCGCACTACTGGCCGCTGTCGATGAAGGTCCGGGACGACTACGCCCGGGCCGGCGTGCCGATGCTCCCGGTGATCAAGGGCAACCTGGCGGTGGCCCGGCAGATCGTCGCCTACTCCTGGGTGATGGTCGCCGTCTCGCTGGCGCTGTGGCCGCTGGCGCACACCAGCTGGCTCTACCCGGTCGCCGCGGTGGTGCTCGGCGCGGCCTGGCTGAAGGAGGCGCACGGGCTGCACGCCCGCGCCAAGTCCGGTGTGGTCGGCGCCAAGCTCAAGGAGATGCGCCTGTTCCACTGGTCGATCACCTATCTGACCCTGCTGTTCGTGGTCATCGCGGTCGACCCGTTCGTCAGGTAG
- a CDS encoding DUF2461 domain-containing protein, with protein MTFDGWQDEALEFYERLEADNSKAFWTEHREVYERAVREPMAELLERLEPEFGPGKIFRPNRDVRFSADKAPYKTHIGGYLAAGGYIQLSADGLACGNGMYQLASDQLERYRAAVAEDVTGAELERVIARVQRAGPVVSGRDPLKTAPRGYPKDHPRIGLLRNKGLVAWQEWEPADWLGTPEAYRRITAFLRASRPLKDWLDDHVGPSTLPAR; from the coding sequence GTGACTTTCGACGGCTGGCAGGACGAGGCGCTGGAGTTCTACGAGCGACTGGAGGCCGACAACTCCAAGGCCTTCTGGACCGAGCACAGGGAGGTGTACGAGCGCGCGGTGCGCGAGCCCATGGCCGAACTGCTGGAGCGGCTGGAGCCCGAGTTCGGCCCGGGCAAGATCTTCCGCCCCAACCGCGACGTCCGCTTCAGCGCCGACAAGGCGCCGTACAAGACCCACATCGGCGGCTACCTGGCCGCCGGCGGCTACATCCAGCTCTCCGCCGACGGACTGGCCTGCGGCAACGGCATGTACCAGCTGGCCTCCGACCAGCTGGAGCGCTACCGCGCCGCCGTGGCCGAGGACGTGACCGGCGCCGAGCTGGAACGGGTGATCGCCCGGGTCCAGCGGGCCGGCCCGGTGGTCTCCGGGCGGGACCCGCTGAAGACCGCCCCGCGCGGCTACCCCAAGGACCACCCGAGGATCGGACTGCTGCGCAACAAGGGCCTGGTGGCCTGGCAGGAGTGGGAGCCCGCCGACTGGCTGGGCACCCCGGAGGCGTACCGGCGGATCACCGCCTTCCTGCGCGCCTCCCGCCCGCTGAAGGACTGGCTGGACGACCACGTCGGCCCCAGCACGCTCCCGGCACGCTGA
- a CDS encoding heme A synthase, translating to MRTPSSLLADRWHPTAETVRRAALAALVMSVVIVLTGGAVRLTASGLGCTTWPRCTGESLTPTPAMGLHGVIEFTNRMLTYVLCAAIAWATLAARCATPWRRGLTRLGWAQFWLVVSNAVIGGATVLTHLNPYVVALHMVAAMALVWVAVLMWERSKEGDGAPRALVAEPILKLSRVLVLVVGLLVLAGTLVTGAGHHPGSSGTMDKPVRRIMLDYDRLAQAHADLAFVAVGLTIAVIFVFAAVKAPRAARARVRDLMAVLLLQGLLGFVQYFTDAPEVMVGVHMLGAALTWIAALRIPFALRTRADEPAAVPVPAPQAATV from the coding sequence GTGCGTACCCCCTCCTCCCTCCTCGCCGACCGCTGGCACCCGACCGCCGAGACCGTCCGGCGGGCCGCGCTCGCCGCGCTGGTGATGAGCGTGGTCATCGTGCTCACCGGCGGCGCCGTCCGGCTCACCGCCTCCGGCCTCGGCTGCACCACCTGGCCCCGCTGCACCGGCGAGAGCCTGACTCCGACGCCCGCGATGGGCCTGCACGGCGTCATCGAGTTCACCAACCGGATGCTCACCTACGTGCTGTGCGCGGCGATCGCCTGGGCCACCCTGGCCGCCCGCTGCGCGACCCCCTGGCGGCGCGGCCTGACCCGGCTCGGCTGGGCGCAGTTCTGGCTGGTCGTGAGCAACGCCGTGATCGGCGGCGCCACCGTGCTGACGCACCTCAACCCGTACGTGGTGGCGCTGCACATGGTGGCCGCGATGGCGCTGGTCTGGGTCGCGGTGCTGATGTGGGAGCGCTCGAAGGAGGGGGACGGCGCGCCCCGGGCGCTGGTCGCCGAGCCGATCCTGAAGCTGTCCAGGGTGCTGGTGCTGGTCGTCGGCCTGCTGGTCCTGGCCGGCACCCTGGTGACCGGCGCGGGCCACCACCCGGGCTCCTCGGGGACGATGGACAAGCCGGTCCGGCGGATCATGCTGGACTACGACCGGCTCGCCCAGGCCCACGCCGACCTGGCCTTCGTCGCGGTCGGGCTGACCATCGCGGTGATCTTCGTCTTCGCCGCCGTCAAGGCGCCGCGGGCCGCGCGGGCACGGGTCCGCGACCTGATGGCGGTGCTGCTGCTGCAGGGCCTACTGGGCTTCGTCCAGTACTTCACCGACGCCCCCGAGGTGATGGTCGGGGTGCACATGCTGGGCGCCGCCCTCACCTGGATCGCCGCCCTGCGGATCCCGTTCGCGCTGCGCACCCGCGCCGACGAGCCCGCCGCCGTCCCGGTACCCGCCCCACAGGCCGCCACGGTCTGA